In the genome of Candidatus Edwardsbacteria bacterium, the window TTCATCTCTCCACCGTCTACCGCTCCCTGCAGGCTTTGACCGCCTCCGGACTGGTCAAGCGGAACTACCTGCAGGAGAATCACGCCCATTACGAACTGGCCGGCACCCCGGGGATACACCTGGTTTGCAGCGGCTGCGGGCAGGTCCAGGAGATCGGAACGGTAAAGGATGACCGCATACTGGGCGCCGTGGAAAAGCAGCTGAAGGATAAGTTCACCGTGATCGACTGGCAGATGCAGCTTACCGGTCGCTGCGCCAAATGCCTTGACAAGGGCAGGAATGGAGCCGCCCATGGCCGTTGAAAATAAAGTTGCCTCGGATAAATCCTGCGGTTATTGCTGCACCAAGCTGGTGAAATTGGGCGTGACCTTCGGCCAGAACCGGATATTGGAGGATGTCAACCTGCATGTCCATTGCGGCCAGTTCACCGCCGTGATCGGTCCCAATGGGGCCGGCAAGACCACTTTGCTCAAGGCCATCCTGGGCGAGGTGCCGCACACCGGCCACGTCCATTTCATTGACTCCGACGGACAGCGCCCGAACCGGCCGTTTTTGGGCTACGTCCCCCAGAAGCTGGAATTCGACGCCACCGCCCCGGTCAGCGTCAGGGACCTTTTTGCCGGGGCCGCCGGCCGCCGGCCGGTGTGGCTGGGCATCGGGCGCAATGACCGATCCCGGGCAAAGGAGGTTCTTGATACGGTGCAGGCCGGGCATCTGATAGACCGCAAGCTGGGACAGCTATCCGGCGGCGAGCTCCAGCGGGTGCTTCTGGCCATGGCCATTACCCCGGTGCCCAATCTGCTATTGCTGGACGAGCCGGTATCCGGCGTGGACCTGGCTGGCATCGAGCTGTTCTATAAGATGGTCTCCCAATTGCGGCGGGACTATCACCTGTCCATCATCCTGGTATCACACGACCTGTCCACTGTGGCCCAGTTCGCCGACCGAATAGTTTTTTTGAACCGCACCGTCATCGCCGACGGCACGCCCCGCCAAGTCCTTTCCAACCAGGCGGTCCGTCAGGCCTTTGCCCTGCCTCCGGAGCTGGCCCTAAGTTTCCCCGAGATACAACCGGAGCATAAAGAGGATCGGGGATGCATCAGCTGTAACCTGGAGAAAAGCCTATGAGCCCGTGGTACTGGCTGACCGGCCTGCTGCCCTTCGATTGGCTCAGCTTTGCTTTTATGAAGCAGGCCCTGCTGGCTGTGATTCTGGTATCGTACCTGTTCGGCCTGCTGGGCTCGCAGGTCATCAACCAGCAGATGGCTTTTTTCTCCGATGCCATCGGACACGCCGCCCTGACCGGCATCGCCATCGGCGCCATCATGGGTCTGGCCGATCCCACCTGGGCCATGGTCATCTTCTCCGGCCTGCTGGCCCTGGCCATCTCCTGGCTGAGGCGGGTCACCCTGACATCGACCGACACAGTGATCGGCCTTTTCATGGCTTTTGCCGTGGCCCTGGGGATAGTGATCCTGTCGCGGGGAGGCGGTTTCGCCAGGTATTCCGGCTACTTGGTGGGCGATATCCTCAGCATTACCCCGGCCGAGATAAGGAACCTGCTGATACTGATACTGGCGGTCACGGTTCTTTGGATATTGTATTTCAACCAGCTGATGCTGATCAGCCTGAACCCCTCGCTGGCCCGGAGCCGGGGGATAAAAGTATGGCTGATAGAGGCCATGTTCTCGCTGGTGGTGGCGGTGGTGGTCACCGTCTCCATCAAGTGGGTGGGCCTGCTGGTAATAAACTCCATGCTGATACTGCCGGCCGCCGCGGCCCGCAACATCTCGGGCAACACCCGGCAGTACGTTTGGTGGTCAATTGTCATAAGCCTGGCCTCGGGGGTATCGGGACTGATCGCCTCCTATTACCTGTCCACCGCCACCGGAGCCACCATCGTGCTGATATCCATGGGGATATTCATGGTCACCCTGGGGGTAAAAAAGATCATTTGAAACACCAATCTTTGGCAAAACCACAGATATCGTTCCAACCAAATTTGTGGGGTAGTTGGGGTCCGGGGGCGCAGTTGCGGGTTGACTGCGGAAAACATTACAAAATTGATCATCGCTCCGTAGCGTGTGCCAAACTCATCAAATAATTCTTTATTTACACAAGCATTATATTAAGTGTTAAGTCCTGCGACCCCGGCGGGTCTTTCGCCCTTTCTGCCCGGACAGAAAGGGCAGAGAATATAAAAAACTTGCAAGACAGACGGAGATTATTATGAAAAAATCTTTTTTCATTGCTTTATTTATTTTATTGGTGGCGTTTATATCGATAACTTTTGTTTCGGCCCAAAGCAAGACCTGCGCCAATTGCGAAAAATCCATCACCAAAAGCTTTCTGGAATACAACGGCCAGCCTTACTGCTCCCAGAAATGCTTCGAGGCAGCCCTGCCCAAATGCTCGGTCTGTGGAAAGTCGGTGGGCGAAGGGACCAAGCAGGGCGAATTTTTAAAGTTCAACGGGAAGATATTCTGTTCGGAAAAATGCTTTGCGAAATCCCTGCCCAAGTGCGCCGCCTGCGGCCAGCCGGCCCAGAAACAGATCCGTTCGGCCGATGACGCCTCAAAAGTATATTGCTCCCAGGAATGTTACCAGACCAGTCTGCCCAAGTGCGAGTTATGCCAAAAACCACTGAACAATTGGAAGACGCTCAATAGCCACATATTTTGCAACGATTGCGCCGCCCTGCCCAAATGCCTCAATTGCCGATTGCCCGGGGCCGAAATAAAATTGGCGGACGCAAGATACCTTTGTAAAAAATGCCAGCCTGAGGCCATCACCTCTTTGGAGAGCGGGCAAAAATATTTTACCAGGGTCCGTGACGATATCAAAAAACATCTGAATCTCTCCACCGACCATAAGATAACTTTTAAGTTAGTGGATGCGCAGGAGCTGAGCAGGATCACCGGAGTAACGGTCTTTTCCGAACAGGGGCTATA includes:
- a CDS encoding transcriptional repressor: MKNQAKTSKAQRSILDILGRAKGKHLRAEEIWQALQSQGRNIHLSTVYRSLQALTASGLVKRNYLQENHAHYELAGTPGIHLVCSGCGQVQEIGTVKDDRILGAVEKQLKDKFTVIDWQMQLTGRCAKCLDKGRNGAAHGR
- a CDS encoding metal ABC transporter ATP-binding protein; this encodes MAVENKVASDKSCGYCCTKLVKLGVTFGQNRILEDVNLHVHCGQFTAVIGPNGAGKTTLLKAILGEVPHTGHVHFIDSDGQRPNRPFLGYVPQKLEFDATAPVSVRDLFAGAAGRRPVWLGIGRNDRSRAKEVLDTVQAGHLIDRKLGQLSGGELQRVLLAMAITPVPNLLLLDEPVSGVDLAGIELFYKMVSQLRRDYHLSIILVSHDLSTVAQFADRIVFLNRTVIADGTPRQVLSNQAVRQAFALPPELALSFPEIQPEHKEDRGCISCNLEKSL
- a CDS encoding metal ABC transporter permease translates to MSPWYWLTGLLPFDWLSFAFMKQALLAVILVSYLFGLLGSQVINQQMAFFSDAIGHAALTGIAIGAIMGLADPTWAMVIFSGLLALAISWLRRVTLTSTDTVIGLFMAFAVALGIVILSRGGGFARYSGYLVGDILSITPAEIRNLLILILAVTVLWILYFNQLMLISLNPSLARSRGIKVWLIEAMFSLVVAVVVTVSIKWVGLLVINSMLILPAAAARNISGNTRQYVWWSIVISLASGVSGLIASYYLSTATGATIVLISMGIFMVTLGVKKII